GCCCAGCCCTAGTTTGATGGGCATTTACGGAATTCTAATCAGAGAATAAatgccatattcaattttcctCCTATAAAAATTCCGTTTCTACATAATTCTCTCTCCTTTTGGCTTGTGTGCAGCGACGATACCAAAAATGGCGAAAAACGAGAGCTTCCAAGGTATTTTTTTTCTCCTCTATTTTCCCTTATTCTTATTTTAAATCTCTTAATTTTGCTTTGTATGTTTTTCAACTTTGATTTTACTATGAACAACAGACTAGgataaattgatttttttttgcaAGCTGTTTTTGACTTTTTATGTGCCTAGAAGATTTTGGTTACCAAAAAATTGTAATTTCTGAACAAACGTTTTGTTGAGGAAAAGCAATGAGAAAAAAAGTTGAAATCTTTGTTGTGGGaaaaaaaaattttaagttaTTAAGTTCTTTAAAAGAAGATAGtttttggctaatatatttgggTTTGATGGGTAGTTAAGGTATAGGGTAGTTAGGTATTTGTTTGTGTCTTTAGCTATATAATAAACCTAGCGGTTTCGATTTAAATCCGACAAAAAGTATTAAGTGATTTCCTCATATCCGCCTAAGCCTTGGTGGGAAGAGTTAGGTAGTAGGTACCCGGAGGAATATTGCACGCAAACTGGCTCTAACACCGATgtcaataaataattaaataaaaagcTCAGCATGTTTTGGTTGTATGTGTAGTTTAATGAAGCTTATATTACTTATCCAGAAATCAAAAAGTTTATATAGAGCTTTTAGTCTATTGGGGAGTCTAGGTATGTAGCTCTACAATATGGATTTTGAGTAGCATTTTTCACTGGTTATGAACATTCTTTTGGCCTTTTTTTATTCCTTTTTATTTTCAATAGAGACTTTTTGTGTTTCCTGTTAAGCTGTATTTTTCCTTCCCTTTTCCCCTTTCTGTCGTTGGAGATATAAGGATGCTATTATATCGATCTGGACTGGtaacattattttttttttgtgataatgtaaatattttattcaTATAAAGTTCCAGCACTAAGACAGTGTTGAATGTTACATCTGCCGGAATAGTACAATGAAGCTTAACTCTGCAAGATAATGTAAAGGTTTTATTCATATAAAGTTCCAGCACTAAGACTGTTGAATGTTACATCTGCCGGAATAGTACAATGAAGCTTAACTCTGCAATGAATCTGTGAATTCCAACAATCTCCCTTCATCATACATATTCTCAAGATTATACCATGTAGCTAAGTTACATAAGTATATAATTTCCGAATCTGTATAGGAATTTCTTTACCCTCAAAACACCTTAAGTTCTTTTCCTCCATATAGTCCCAAAACGCGCAACCAGGAATAGTCCTCCATAGGTATCcagcttcttatttcctttggAATATGTTCAGCTGAGGAGATCTTTAATGGTTGCTTTAATGACCCATTTGATCCCGAAGATATTGAAAAAGAGATGCCAAAGGTAACCAGCAACCTCACAATGCAGGAACTAATGCCTGCTATCCTCAATTCCCATCCCACAGAGGAAGCATCGGCTATGTAACTGCGGACCTCTTTTCTGTAGATATAACATGCCACCTTGTAAAGAATTTTGGCTCCTGAAATGATCTTCCAAGGCCATGAAGGAAAATTTCCTGCTGCTACCAAGAACTTCATAGGATGATTGTACAGAGAGAACACCATTTCTTTGTTCAGTCCCATCGTTTATGAGGCACGTCCAAGAGATTTAATACATATATCACTTCCTTGGCTGAATTGATGAAACTGAGTGTTATAAAAGATTGGAAGTTAGCACGCATGTACACCATTAGAGTTAGTGATCTTGTGCTAAAGATTCAACAAAGGGTAGTTAGGCATAGGTTATTTTTAATACTTCTTTACTTCTTATAATTTGGGATAGGTGTAAATATTTGTTTTTAGACAGGGGTATTACGGTTTTGAAAAGAGAGGGGACAAGAAAATATGGACAGTTTCCAATCCATAATACTTACATTGTCCGTTCCACAGGATTTGATGGTCCAAATTGCAGAGAATGTAGCTTTATAAACATATGTGTGCATGCATTTGTGTTATTATTATACAAATGGTTGAAAATCTAAACATATGTGTGCATGCATTTGTAGCTTTAAGCTTCTTTCCTGCTTATTGCTTCTGTTTCATCTTATTGCTAGTTTTATTAGGGTGGTCACTTACTTTTAAACATATTACAGGTGTGTCGACTTGTTATGTTTTCAAAAGCCGATTGCAAGAGTATGCCCAGAAAGTTGGATTTCCTACCCCTGTTTATGAGATTATCAAAGATGGCCCTTCTCATAAGCCTACATTTAGGTCAACAGTGATTGTGAATAATGTCAGATATGATTCTCTACCTGGATTTTTAAATCGCAAGACAGCGGAGCAGTCAGCTGCTGAAGTTGCACTCAAACAACTTGTAGATTCTGGGGCAATGACATGGTGCCTTTCTCAGCCCGTGGTACTTCTTCTTTATCCTTTTCCGTTTGGACAAAACAAATTGTGCTTCTGAGCTTATCTGCGCTACGATATAAACTATTCCTGCATTCTGGATTGTGTGAATACATATGTTGCTTTTCATTTCCGGGGGAGAGGGAGGGGATAATTTGATTAATTTCTAGATTTTAGATTAGATAATTACTAGATTTAAAGCGAAGGAGAAATACGATTTTGGCGAGTAGATAAAAGATCATGTGTGGGTATGATTTTTGGCAGGTACATAAGAATTTTCACATGAAGGGTGGTTGGGAGGGGTTTTGCTTCGAATTATTTTACAGATGGGCAGATCATAATCATTACTTGTAGTACTCAGTCTTGTGAAGTTTTCCGGTCAGTTGTCtgctatttaaaaaaaaaaattggcaaTAATCTATTTACAATTCTTTCAAGAATTAATTTGGCCATTTTAATCTCCTATGCtaatttttcctaaaaaaacTTCCTTTTGAATTCCAATCCGTGGAGGCGGATTGTTTCACTATGATGGCTAGCATCTTCATGCCAATAACTTACCCTAGGCCAGTTCTTAATGATCTTTATGCTTAGGAAACTGTTTAAACTTCCCGTTTTGTGGTGGAATGCCTTATTCGTCATTTTAGCCCTCTTTTTATTTGTTAGTTTGAAGTATGTTAGATTGCTAGGGGTTTATCTGTTAGTTTGAAGTATGTTAGATTGCGTCCTTGGCTATGTGCTCAGATGTCATGTGGATCCAACTCTATGAATGTGCATAATTTTGTAATATGGAGCAACACGGCTATAAAGaaacctttttttttaaaatttgttaaCTAGTTTAGTACTAATTCTTGGTTGTTGTGCTGTTAATTTTCAAGCTTTCGTGTTCTGGAAGTCTAATACCTTTCTATTTTGCCTGTTTGGTGTATTTTTCAGCATGAGACAGGCTTGTGCAAAAATATGTTGCAAGACTATGCTCAGAAGATGAATTTTGCAATTCCACAATATGAAATGCAGTGGCATGAAACAAAAGGCAAAATCACATGTTCATTTTCATGTACTGTTGAGATAGGGGGAATAAGATATATTGGAGGGGCAGCTACGACAAAGAAGGAAGCAGAGAtcaaagctgctcgaactgcatTGTTGGCCATTCAGTCTAGTGGGTTGTGGCCGGATGATAAGCCTAATGACTATTCTGCATACACTGTCATTCCACCGATGAAGAAGGCCACAGATTTGGGAATCAGCAACCAAGAAAGTGCAGCAGCTCTGAAACCGAAGAAAGGCCAtttcaagaaaaagaagaagatgaatgcCAGTAAGCAGGTCTGCACAAAGAATACTGGTGACTTGGAAATTCAGATGGTAAATCAAGCAGAACCAGAGTTGCATGAAAATGCTGCTGTTAGTACTCAAGGTACAGAATCTGGACCTGCACCTATTGGAGGAGATATGACTGAGCGGAGTGCCGTTACTGGAGTTGGGCAGCTAACTTCTGAAGTAGatagttcagccggttgcttGGAGCAGCAAACAACATGTGCTACAGATGCAGTCCAAGGCCGGAGTACAAACACAGAGGCAGAAATTTCTTAATGTATTTGATTTTGCAGGGTTAACTGTATGAGATTGAGATGGGCGTGAGAACAATTAGATTAGAGAAGACATAGTACTCGCAAATTTTTTGCGAATAGGTTAAGCTACTCACTTGAACATTCAGATCAACAGGGTTATCGATGGTGTGCTTTGCCCGAGTAGTTATAACATATATAGTTGCACTATTACATGCCAAATGTCTGGTGTAGTTGGCACAGCCACGGGTGCATGATTCAGTCTGTGACATTACCTAATTACTTCAGTTGCTTGAACATTTGCTTTGCCATTGATGAAGTAACTTAAGTTATTATGCTATCATTTTACCAGTCTCTACTTCATTTTGGAACATGATGTTCCATTTACTCTCTTTTTTAAATGTTCCATTTACTCCAGGGAAAGAGGAAAAATAAGAGAAGGATTATGGTCCTTTGGCAAAAACCTTTGAGTATTCATTTCTGGTTTAGTATGCATGCCTTAGGGGTTTTACTTTCCTGAAGGTTGAGTATGGATTATTTCATCACTAATAATAGTAACTAACAGGATTTGTTGCAAAACTAAGCCCGTTGTCAAATATTTTCTACATAATGGTCTTGAAGTGAAAATAGTCAATTTTTGGAGTTCTATGATATTGCAAGAAatgatagtttttttttttgtacaaGAAATAACAAATTTTGTAAAAACCAGCAATAGTAACAAACAATAATAGCCACGCTTCAATCCCAAAAGGATATTATACTACTACATAGCTTATTGAGGAGTTTAAGTTTGTAATTTCATAAAAAACCCTTGAAAACTGAATATGTCGCTAATAACAAACAACTAACTCTGCACCACTTAAATTTTTTACTCCGGGGTTGTTTGGTTGAAAAATAAGTTATACCGGGATTATTATCCCACCTTTTCATGtggataaaaaaaaattataatactaATCTCGAAATTAATTATACCGTAATTttatcttaaatttaatgttgaaATTAACGCATGGATCCAAATGTACATGAATTACCATAAATTTGTGACAGTTTAAAAGGTAAAATGGCTGTTTAAGTTGTTGCATTATTCCGGTTCTATAAAATGAGGCCGTGAGGGTACTTGGATCGGACCAGATCTAACAGTATTTATACTAAAGGAGAATTCCTTAAACCCAAAGCAAAACTTCCCCCCCGATAACTCATCTGTGTGTTAATTGTGTGTGAAAATAAAATGCACGGAAGACCACGCAAAGCTCCAACAACAGAAGAGCAAGAAGCTTCTGCTATCAAAGCTTCCAAATTACGTTCTCTCCAatcccaatttctccaattccaTCACAACAAAATGtaatctttttttcttcttctgtttATTGCATATTCTTGATCTACTAAAAAGATTAATTTGACTGCTGGTTGGTAATTTGTTTGCGGGATTTGTTTCAGATATACAAAGGAAGCATTAGATGTAAGTGCAAAGTTATTAGAGTCAAATCCTGAGTACTATACTGCTTGGAATTACAGAAAACTTGCTGTCCAACATAATTGGAATTTACCTGAAGCTGACAATAATGAGGAGTCTATTAAATCAATTCTTGATGAAGAACTCAGATTAGTaagttaattttttaaaataaaaatgcaATCTTTCTGTTATCTTTTTGCATAAAGATGTAATCGTTGTTTCATTTCCCTTGTTTTCTTGAAACGGGTCCAAATGGGTCGGATTGTacagtgaggattcatatagcccaAGTTCTCAATTAGCTGGCCggtgctctttttttttttttttttttttgtggccTCCCACCACTTTGCTTGTTTCTGCTAAAATCTGTGCTTAAACTGATAAATCATAGTCTGGTTTTTGGCCTACTTGTTCTTGTTGTGGTTTTATGCTGTTATTATAAAGTGCAAGAAGTAAGTTGACTAACAATGCTAAGTTATTAACTAAacctttattttttttgaaaaagaaagtTATAAACTAAGCCTAATGTGACTAATTAATCTGATTGATTAGAAACCCTGCTTATGTGAGCTTAACGTAGAGGGTCCCAAGCCGTATAAGGTGGAAGAGTATGAGCCCAATAGAGTGGAATAGATATAAAGGATTTGGCTCTCAACTAGTTTGGGAATGAATGAATACTGAACTTTCAAGTAAAGTTTAACTTACTTCTATGCTGTTGTGCTTTGGTGGTTCAAATAAGCCCAAAGCTTGTTTttgttaagctattatttttcGTGTGAATTTGTCTATTATTCAGCTAAAGTTTTGTATGTTGATTAGGTAGAGAATGCATTGAAGAGGAATTTCAAGTCTTACGGAGCATGGCATCACCGTAAATGGGTGCTGAGTAAAGGGCATTCTTCTACAGACAAGGAATTGTTGCTTCTGGGTAAGTTCCAGAAGGCAGACGCCCGCAATTTCCATGCATGGAATTATAGAAGGTGATTAACTGGATTAAGCTGAATGCAAGTTACTGGACTGTTGCGTTTTGCTTAAGCACTCTTCTTTCTGTAAACCCTTTCAGGTTTGTCACTGCACTGAAGAACATACCAGATGAGAAGGAACTAGAATACACAACTGAAAGGATATGCGATAATTTCAGCAACTATTCTGCTTGGCACAACCGCAGGTATGTGGTATCTATTATAATTTCTATTTGGTTCACTCTTGTTAAGATCTATTTCCTGTGTAGTGAAATCTCTAGGTTGAGATTGTGTTAATTATGTTCAACTAGCGCAAAAGCTATAGTCACTGCCAAACCAAGAATACAGTCACACCCCTCCAAAGAAAAGTTATCGTCTCAAATGGAACAATAAGCATGTAGCATTATCCGATCTCCTTATTTAAATAGGTCATTGTCACATATTGATGCCCTTTTTATGTGTTGAGAAAGTGTGAATAGGACTCTTTTCTTTTTGGGATATTTGGAGGACAGATATACAACAAATGCATTATAGCATGGATCTAGTGAGCAAATTGATAGGAAGAATTTATTTGTTTAAGAGCCCATAGCTTCATGACTGTTATTTTTTATGGGCTCTAAGATGCAGTCGTATTTAAGAAGTAGGTAATTAAGTACCACATTTCATTTTTTTAAGTATGGTAACATGTTTCTGTATATATAATGAGGCATCAGACAAAGTTTGTGCTGGAAACCAAAATAGGATGTTACATCAGAGCACCAAAGTAGTGAAAAACCTACATCCTTGTTCTTCTTACAAGGAACCTAGAACATCCAAAATATCCTCAGGATCATCTATGTATTCAGATTTacaccaaaaacaaaaaagaagaataCAATCCATCTTGATCTTCTGTAGAGTACTGCTTGCATCTTTAAAACAACTTGAGTTCCTCTCCTTCCATATTGTCCACCAAATGCTTGCTGGGACAATTTTCCATCTATCTTTGTTTCTGTTACAGTTTCCCCCTCTATTCCAACATGTCACAACTTCAGAAGTACTACAAGGCATTACCCATCTAATACCTCTGTGATTGATGAACAAATCCCATAAATGGCTAGTGATTCTGCAATGTAAAACAGATGGTTGATTGTCTCTGCATCATGTCCACACAAGTAGCATCTTGAACAAATTGGTAATCCCCTTTTTCTGAGGTTATCCTGAGTCAAAACAGCTTCTCTAACTACCAGCCAGGTAAAGCATGCCACCTTATATGGTACCTTGACTTTCCAAATGTGTTTCCATGGCGAGACTGTAATTTGAGATCCTTCCTTGTTCAAATCTTTATATGCTGAATTAGCTGTAATTTGATTACCACATGCCAGTTTAGCTCATGAGGAACTCTCATTCTGAGTTAAATTTTATATGATGCTGTTATCTGTGCTGTGTCTCTTATCTCTTTCAAAGGTTCATCTCCCCATAATGACTTGTGTACAGTGTTCTTCTTTCTCATTTGCTGAAGGAAAACGCAAAAGGATATTCTCCCAAGGACAATGTATTTACAGAAGAATACGAATTTGTGCGCAATGCTCTTTTCACAGATCCAGATGATCAAAGTGGTTGGTTTTACCATCTTTGGCTTCTTGATCAGACAGTTAAACTAGAGACATTGTTGGTTTCTTCATGGCCACCTCATGGCTGTAATCTTTCCTTACCCGTGGATGCTTCGTTTGGAGATTGCTCTTTCTCACCCTTTATCAGTCTTCAATCTAATACTAGAACACTTCCGCTCATCCTCTATTTCAGTGAAGCTGTTGAAAATATATGCTCATCTACATTAGAAGTTGAATGTGAAAATATCGTGAGTAATGAGCTCGTTTGGAGATCACTCTCAGGAGAAGAAACTGTGTCTGCCCAGGCGTGGTTGACATATCTTAATTTTCCAGAGGAACATGCACATTCTTTAAAGGCTTACCAAGTAAAGGTTAGCCTTGCTCGTTCTCAAGGCATTTTCTCTTCAACTGGCGTTCATCGTGGAAATTCTTCTCATATTGCATTTACAGTGTCTATACCACCTTATCATTCAGAACATGTTGACTTGAAAAATGAAGAGAAGATCTTTTGGAGTGAGGAAAGTTTCTGTACTCATGAAGCACAGTTTCTTGAGTCAGTTCTGGCTAACTTGTTCCATATAGAAAGAACCAAGGTAGACGAAAAAGTGGTGGACTATCAGTGGAATATTATGACTGTCGATAATGAGATAGCACACTATAGGGAGTTGTTGGCAACAATGAACTGGTAGGCAAATCTGTTTATAAGCTGAGTATATCAATCTGCGGCAGCGTTATTTTCCATCTTATCCTTCTCTTATTAGTTCTTTGTCTGTTTCAGTAAAATTGGGAAGCTGACACTTGCAAGACTGCTGATGGCGCATAACACTTTAATGTCATATACTTGCACTAGTCATAGAAATGTTAGCCACCATGCAGAAATTCTTCAGCTATATGATGATTTAAAGAAAATGGACCCAGCACATTTCCACTACTACCAGGATGAGTACAATCTAGTACTTCTGAAACAGGTATCTGTTCTGTTGTATTTTCCTCGCACCTAGTTTTCTAATGGATAgatcattataagtttaattcttTCTGTTATATGAACATATCCTTTGCAAGCCCAACTCGTTTAATATGGTTTTTATCTTTTGATAATTTGGAAAAACTAATGCCAAAAAGAAATTGGAGACCTTGTGGTTTATTTCTCCCACAAATGCCCGCAACAACTTGTATTTTCGAAACTTGAACCCTTGTATAGGTATTAAAAATTTCTAAAAAGAAAACCAATGTAAGTAGTCTTTAGTTGGTATTTGATTTATTTCGTGTTCAGATCGACATTTTGTTGATCCATTTCTTGGGCAAAGTCTCTGCTCTGTCTATTTGAACCAATTCGAAGGTAATTGATAGTGTGGACGAAAGTGCCATTCCTCTTTATGGGTCCTCAGAGAACTCGAAAAGACAGTTAGACATCTTTGTTCCACTTATTTCTTAGTGTTCTGTTTTATCTCTCTTTATTGGTTCTTATTCATCTGGTAATGTGGAAATAATGatttatctctctctctctctctctctctctctctctctcttgctcTCTCTCTTCCCCTGTAGCTTTAACGTTTTGTGATATGCTATTGAATCTTACCTAGAATTGCACAAGCTTAATCATCTAATGTTGCAGATAATCTCCAATCAAGAATTGTTGCTAAAGCACTGCTGTAAATATAGGGATCCTTCTTCTCCAAAAATCAATAATTTCTGTCTGCGGCTTAATGATCTCTCACTTTCACGTATTGGGTCTATGGAGCAACTTTTGTGGGTTCAAGTCTTAGATCTCAGCAACAACCAAATTCAGTCACTTGAAGGTAATTTCCCTAGCTCTTTCTATTATCTTTTTCTTGCTAACTCAAGTTCTCTGAAACAAAGTGGCTTCATAGAGCTTAGATAGCATTTGCTTTGTCAACTTATTGAAATGTACACTAAAAAGATGtcttttcctctctctctctctctctgattAAGAAATTCTTTTGTTGAAACAAAATGTTGCACAACCATGATccaggagaaaaagaaaaaaagggaaaagaaatcTTGTTTATGCCCCAGGGAAAGGGAGATTGTGTTGTATACGGTCTAGTTAGTTTGATAATTTTCTGATGCAACTTCTGAAATTGTAATAATTAAACTTGTATACCTTACAACACATCCACGCCATCCGCCACTGTAACCGTTACCCAGTTTTCTTTTTGTGAGTGGTGAAGGAGGTCCGGCCAGCAAAAGAACTCTAAAAGATGCCGGAATATTTTATTTTCTCCTTTATATGCAACGGCGCCCATGGATTGTGAAAACGCAACGGATATCTATGAGGACAAGATGGTGGGTCTTTTTCAAGTCTAAGTTTGGCGTAAAGGAAcaaggaaagaagaaaagaagaactATGTTTACCTCTTAGCAAAAACAGCGCTTCTCTTCTAATTTTTTCATGGATGATAAGAGATCTATCTgtgatttttattatttatgcTTTTTCATAGGAAAATACAATTTATTAACATGGAAGAATTGTATCCATGAATCTTAAAGCTAACAAACTAATCAAGTACATAAAATTCTCCATTGTTTCAGAAGATTATCATGAAAAAGGCCTTTATCTAAACCACATATaggacaagagatttacctcttATCCGTGTCTTTTGTTCATCCTTCTTATTAGCTGTTCAGTTATATGTGGCGATCTAAGAAATTTTTGTTGCATTTTAAACCATCTTAATGTATCGAATCTTCCATGATAGTGAGAGGGATATTAGATGTATCGAATCTTTCCTATGTCACATGTTTGGTGTAAAGAGAGAATATCAGGAACTGTAGATTATTGGGATAACTTGATAGATAAGAGTGATTAACCCACTCTCATGTTGGTGTGATATCGACGATATGATCTTGACTTAAAAAAAACATCTCGATTTCTTATGAACTTCGTAACTGGGTGAAATGAAAAGAAACTTAAATAGATAGAAGATAACTTATTGAAAAGCATCCATCTTACTGATGGTTTGATTAATAAATTGACAAGCCAAAGTTAGTCATATTTAGATCTTTAGTGTCTGTCACTATTTCCTCTGGAAGAAATGTGTGAAATTATGTCATTCAAATGCATGGAAGTCAATAAATGTAGTTATCCAATAAAGTTGATCATGTGATAAAAAGTTGCAATGTCTCCGGCATTTCTcgtctaagttgctcggacacgggtgcggatctagaggtcggatctcTCAAGAtgtaaattttaagattcggggatagagatcctagtacggatacaGGTAGGGATCCggctaaaataattttaaaaaataaaaatctctctaatttataagaaattttgtggaatacgtatagcttgtaaagtgtggatttcctttttattctcaagttgtagataagtaaaagattgatttcctagataagatatgctattttcttcaaatttaccctagttttaGTTCTGATTTCAgtaatcaaattgtatctcgtctcgaacTTTTCTGTCCGTCGTGGTCAAAGCTAAGTTGCTTGGACACGGGTgcagatctagaggtcggatctttCAAGATGTAAATTTAAGATTCGGGGATACAGATTCTAGTACGAATACGGGTGTagggatccggctaaaaataatttaaaaaaataaaaatctctctatgagaaattttgtggaatacatatagcttgtaaagtgtgcattttctttttattctcaagttgtagataagtaaaagATTGATTTTCTAGATAAgatatgctattttcttcaaatttaccctagttttaGTTCTGATTTCGGTAATCAAATTGTATTTCGTCTCGAACTTTTCTgtccgtcgtggtcaaagtacccaaaattgtttgaccagatccggtacggatcccatacccacacccatactagtgtcgtgtcgacacgggtacggcacctaaactgccatgtcggagcaacttagttTCTTGTGTAAGTGCTCGATTATGTTTCTGAATCATGTGGAATTGCTAGAATGACACTGCATAAGCTGACTGCAAAGGATTGCTTCTATTCTATAATATTAAATTCTTTGCCTTAGGATCATGCTTTTCTTCAATAATGTGGCCttagatttttttatttatttttgagcATCGTCTAATAGGGCGTTTTTTGATGCTTAAACCAAGAAGCTTGCTTCATTCTATTATTCTCTAAATTGATGCAGGCTTGGAGGTGATGCAACTTCTCTCCTGTTTGAATGCTAGTCACAATAAACTCTGCAGTTTTACTGCTTTGGAGCCTTTGAGACTGCTAAGATCACTGAAAGTCTTGGATATCTCTTACAACGAGATTGGTGCGCACTCTATTGACACGAGGAGGTATTTGTGCTCTTCTCCCCTGAACCATAAAAGTGGAGGTGACTGGAAAACTGAGGAATCTGAGATGCCTTGGGCTGAGGTGACTGACCATTGGGAAGCTTATACTATTTTTAAAGACTTGAACTTGATACAATTAGATGTTAACGGAAATGCAGTTTCCGACGAAAAGATAAAATTACTTTTGATTAAGTTATTACCGTCACTACGGTGGCTTGATGGTGAAAAGGTTGCAGAAAGTTAAATCTCAGTCGCTGTTACAAGTTTATCTACAGAATGGATA
This region of Nicotiana tomentosiformis chromosome 4, ASM39032v3, whole genome shotgun sequence genomic DNA includes:
- the LOC104089111 gene encoding geranylgeranyl transferase type-2 subunit alpha 1 isoform X1: MHGRPRKAPTTEEQEASAIKASKLRSLQSQFLQFHHNKIYTKEALDVSAKLLESNPEYYTAWNYRKLAVQHNWNLPEADNNEESIKSILDEELRLVENALKRNFKSYGAWHHRKWVLSKGHSSTDKELLLLGKFQKADARNFHAWNYRRFVTALKNIPDEKELEYTTERICDNFSNYSAWHNRSVLLSHLLKENAKGYSPKDNVFTEEYEFVRNALFTDPDDQSGWFYHLWLLDQTVKLETLLVSSWPPHGCNLSLPVDASFGDCSFSPFISLQSNTRTLPLILYFSEAVENICSSTLEVECENIVSNELVWRSLSGEETVSAQAWLTYLNFPEEHAHSLKAYQVKVSLARSQGIFSSTGVHRGNSSHIAFTVSIPPYHSEHVDLKNEEKIFWSEESFCTHEAQFLESVLANLFHIERTKVDEKVVDYQWNIMTVDNEIAHYRELLATMNCKIGKLTLARLLMAHNTLMSYTCTSHRNVSHHAEILQLYDDLKKMDPAHFHYYQDEYNLVLLKQIISNQELLLKHCCKYRDPSSPKINNFCLRLNDLSLSRIGSMEQLLWVQVLDLSNNQIQSLEGLEVMQLLSCLNASHNKLCSFTALEPLRLLRSLKVLDISYNEIGAHSIDTRRYLCSSPLNHKSGGDWKTEESEMPWAEVTDHWEAYTIFKDLNLIQLDVNGNAVSDEKIKLLLIKLLPSLRWLDGEKVAES
- the LOC104089110 gene encoding double-stranded RNA-binding protein 1-like produces the protein MAKNESFQGVSTCYVFKSRLQEYAQKVGFPTPVYEIIKDGPSHKPTFRSTVIVNNVRYDSLPGFLNRKTAEQSAAEVALKQLVDSGAMTWCLSQPVHETGLCKNMLQDYAQKMNFAIPQYEMQWHETKGKITCSFSCTVEIGGIRYIGGAATTKKEAEIKAARTALLAIQSSGLWPDDKPNDYSAYTVIPPMKKATDLGISNQESAAALKPKKGHFKKKKKMNASKQVCTKNTGDLEIQMVNQAEPELHENAAVSTQGTESGPAPIGGDMTERSAVTGVGQLTSEVDSSAGCLEQQTTCATDAVQGRSTNTEAEIS
- the LOC104089111 gene encoding geranylgeranyl transferase type-2 subunit alpha 1 isoform X2 — encoded protein: MHGRPRKAPTTEEQEASAIKASKLRSLQSQFLQFHHNKIYTKEALDVSAKLLESNPEYYTAWNYRKLAVQHNWNLPEADNNEESIKSILDEELRLVENALKRNFKSYGAWHHRKWVLSKGHSSTDKELLLLGKFQKADARNFHAWNYRRFVTALKNIPDEKELEYTTERICDNFSNYSAWHNRSVLLSHLLKENAKGYSPKDNVFTEEYEFVRNALFTDPDDQSGWFYHLWLLDQTVKLETLLVSSWPPHGCNLSLPVDASFGDCSFSPFISLQSNTRTLPLILYFSEAVENICSSTLEVECENIVSNELVWRSLSGEETVSAQAWLTYLNFPEEHAHSLKAYQVKVSLARSQGIFSSTGVHRGNSSHIAFTVSIPPYHSEHVDLKNEEKIFWSEESFCTHEAQFLESVLANLFHIERTKVDEKVVDYQWNIMTVDNEIAHYRELLATMNCKIGKLTLARLLMAHNTLMSYTCTSHRNVSHHAEILQLYDDLKKMDPAHFHYYQDEYNLVLLKQIISNQELLLKHCCKYRDPSSPKINNFCLRLNDLSLSRIGSMEQLLWVQVLDLSNNQIQSLEGGPASKRTLKDAGIFYFLLYMQRRPWIVKTQRISMRTRWWVFFKSKFGVKEQGKKKRRTMFTS